From a region of the Bradyrhizobium diazoefficiens genome:
- a CDS encoding RidA family protein, protein MHILQPAEWTKPRGFSHGVVVEGPGRWVVLAGQTGGDEAGNYASDMAAQVATALKRIIKLLGEAGAGPEHIVRLTWYLTSRGEYEAAGAGIGAAWKETLGRNFPPSTLLYIGGLVDDRAKVEIEVTAFVPNV, encoded by the coding sequence ATGCACATCTTGCAGCCGGCCGAATGGACAAAACCGCGCGGCTTTTCCCATGGTGTCGTGGTCGAGGGGCCGGGTCGCTGGGTCGTTCTGGCCGGCCAGACCGGCGGCGACGAGGCCGGCAATTACGCCTCCGACATGGCGGCGCAGGTTGCGACGGCGCTGAAGCGGATCATCAAGCTCCTGGGCGAGGCCGGTGCCGGCCCCGAGCACATTGTCCGCCTGACCTGGTACCTGACCAGCCGCGGCGAATATGAAGCGGCCGGTGCCGGCATCGGTGCGGCCTGGAAGGAAACGCTCGGACGCAATTTCCCGCCCTCGACGCTGCTTTATATCGGTGGCCTTGTCGACGACCGGGCCAAGGTGGAGATCGAGGTCACGGCGTTCGTGCCGAACGTCTGA
- a CDS encoding formyltransferase family protein: protein MRITLVGSRHFGVTTLNMLREHGVSITRVVVADAEDRLAATAKAAGIEVVVQADPKLVVASEIAPDTDLIITAHSHARIGKDALAAAKLGGIGYHPSLLPRHRGKAAVEWTIKEGDPIAGGTIYHLADRMDAGAIAAQDWCFVKKGETARELWERALAPLGLKLLADVIDYAKVHKALPAKTQDEQFATSAPSLS from the coding sequence ATGCGCATTACCCTCGTCGGCTCCCGCCATTTCGGCGTGACCACCCTGAACATGCTCCGGGAGCACGGTGTCTCGATCACTCGGGTCGTGGTGGCCGATGCCGAGGATCGCCTCGCCGCGACCGCCAAGGCGGCCGGCATCGAGGTCGTGGTCCAGGCCGATCCGAAGCTGGTGGTGGCCTCCGAGATCGCCCCCGATACCGATCTGATCATCACGGCGCACAGCCACGCCCGGATCGGCAAGGATGCACTCGCCGCCGCCAAGCTCGGGGGCATCGGCTATCACCCCTCGCTGCTGCCGCGCCACCGCGGCAAAGCCGCCGTGGAATGGACCATCAAGGAAGGCGATCCGATCGCCGGCGGCACGATCTACCACCTTGCCGACCGCATGGACGCCGGCGCCATCGCCGCCCAGGACTGGTGTTTCGTCAAGAAGGGCGAGACGGCGCGGGAGCTCTGGGAGCGCGCGCTGGCGCCGCTCGGCCTCAAGCTGCTAGCCGACGTGATCGACTACGCCAAGGTCCACAAGGCGCTACCCGCCAAGACTCAGGACGAGCAGTTCGCGACCTCCGCGCCAAGCCTTTCCTAG
- a CDS encoding DMT family transporter has translation MSATPSKTMAALWMAGWLSLMLVMAVAGRETTRELNVFQIMEVRSLIGFVLLSPIIYRAGGFKVLKTTRLPQHIGRNLVHYVAQLGWFFALTLIPIGEVVAIEFTMPIWTALLAASFLSEQMTPWKIAAIVLGLVGVIVIVRPATGEINPGQLIALGAAMGFGVSMALVKSLTRTESALSILFWMLVVQSAAGFIPTLFVWTWPSAYLWAWMGVVAVCGTFSHYCLASAMRYADATIVVPMDFLRVPLTATAGWLLYSERLDAWTVLGAALILCGNLLNLKPAPAIPARAG, from the coding sequence ATGAGCGCGACACCGTCCAAAACGATGGCTGCATTGTGGATGGCCGGCTGGCTGTCGCTGATGCTGGTCATGGCGGTTGCCGGGCGCGAGACCACGCGCGAGCTGAACGTCTTTCAGATCATGGAAGTGAGGTCGCTGATCGGCTTCGTGTTGCTCTCGCCGATCATCTACCGCGCCGGCGGCTTCAAGGTGCTCAAGACTACGCGCCTGCCGCAGCACATCGGGCGCAACCTCGTGCACTATGTCGCCCAGCTCGGCTGGTTCTTCGCGCTGACGCTGATCCCGATCGGCGAGGTGGTGGCGATCGAGTTCACCATGCCGATCTGGACGGCGCTCCTCGCGGCGAGCTTCCTGTCCGAGCAGATGACGCCGTGGAAGATCGCGGCCATCGTCCTCGGCCTCGTCGGCGTGATCGTCATCGTCCGTCCTGCCACCGGCGAGATCAATCCGGGCCAGCTCATCGCGCTCGGGGCGGCCATGGGATTTGGCGTGTCGATGGCGCTGGTGAAATCGCTGACCCGCACCGAAAGCGCACTTTCTATCCTGTTCTGGATGCTGGTGGTACAATCGGCCGCAGGCTTCATTCCGACGCTGTTCGTCTGGACCTGGCCCTCGGCCTATCTCTGGGCCTGGATGGGCGTGGTCGCCGTGTGCGGCACATTTTCACACTATTGTCTCGCCAGCGCGATGCGCTACGCCGACGCAACGATCGTGGTTCCCATGGACTTCCTGCGGGTCCCACTGACCGCGACCGCCGGCTGGTTGCTGTATTCCGAGCGGCTCGACGCCTGGACCGTCCTCGGCGCGGCGCTGATCCTGTGTGGCAACCTTCTGAATTTGAAGCCGGCGCCCGCGATTCCCGCCCGCGCGGGGTGA